One genomic region from Rosa rugosa chromosome 1, drRosRugo1.1, whole genome shotgun sequence encodes:
- the LOC133742913 gene encoding transcription factor PAR1, with amino-acid sequence MEIENKSQTQIPKPTLKRKQRKTHMGSNALHESHAARSSSSRRIKARRDSQCMKTSTTTSQKNPKDVKAHGGEEEAADDREEVERKIEALQRIVPGGESLGVDKLFEETAGYIMTLQVQLKAMKALASFFEGLEKEKKKFGA; translated from the coding sequence ATGGAGATCGAGAATAAATCTCAGACCCAGATACCCAAACCCACATTGAagagaaagcaaagaaaaaccCACATGGGCAGTAATGCACTGCATGAATCCCACGCAGCAAGATCAAGCAGCAGCAGAAGAATCAAGGCAAGAAGAGACAGTCAGTGCATGAAGACTAGTACTACTACTTCTCAGAAAAACCCAAAAGATGTAAAGGCTCATGGTGGTGAGGAGGAAGCTGCTGATGATAGGGAGGAGGTAGAGAGGAAGATAGAGGCATTGCAGAGGATTGTGCCCGGAGGTGAGTCACTTGGTGTGGACAAGCTATTTGAAGAGACTGCTGGGTACATTATGACCTTGCAGGTTCAGCTCAAAGCCATGAAAGCCCTTGCAAGCTTTTTTGAGGGtttggagaaggagaagaaaaagttTGGAGCTTGA
- the LOC133725690 gene encoding peroxisomal and mitochondrial division factor 2-like: MAEPREVKIVNDGGDGGDDFYDADQTASLSRKVSSLEWEKGELEKENRETKEKIGQLTKEIETLKSGEREMKEKLREMELQVERNEEGKNMLESVANRAMELETEVGRLQQDLITAITEGEEANTELAEMKRVVVEKGEKIDGLEKELETLKKLKAESEKRVRELERNIGVLEVKEIEERSKRVRAEEEMRERLEAKDGEVCLFKKKIEELESVIGKNGVELQKWRQGKSNVEVALRESEEKSKAMELKMGQLQKDVVDAGRVINELKEKTVGVINGTVNEMKEILEGGNETGSKGLSLPVVAGSAGAIVAVAAVVFVLYGRRR, encoded by the coding sequence ATGGCAGAGCCGAGGGAGGTGAAGATCGTTAATGATGGCGGCGATGGCGGCGATGATTTCTACGACGCTGATCAGACGGCGTCGCTGAGCCGGAAGGTGTCGTCGTTAGAGTGGGAGAAGGGGGAACTGGAGAAAGAGAACAGAGAAACCAAGGAGAAGATAGGCCAACTGACGAAGGAGATTGAGACTTTGAAGAGCGGCGAGAGGGAGATGAAGGAGAAGCTCAGGGAGATGGAGTTGCAGGTGGAGCGGAACGAGGAGGGCAAGAATATGCTGGAGAGTGTTGCCAACCGAGCCATGGAGCTTGAGACTGAGGTCGGTAGGCTTCAACAGGATTTGATCACTGCAATCACTGAAGGCGAGGAGGCCAATACCGAGCTTGCGGAGATGAAGCGAGTGGTGGTTGAGAAGGGGGAGAAAATTGATGGCTTGGAGAAGGAGCTTGAGACTCTGAAGAAATTGAAAGCTGAGAGCGAGAAGAGGGTTAGGGAATTGGAGAGGAATATTGGGGTTCTGGAGGTGAAGGAAATAGAGGAGAGGAGCAAGAGGGTTAGGGCGGAGGAGGAAATGAGAGAGAGGCTTGAAGCGAAAGATGGTGAAGTTTGTTTgttcaaaaagaaaattgaggAGTTGGAATCGGTGATTGGGAAGAATGGTGTTGAACTGCAGAAGTGGAGGCAGGGGAAGAGCAATGTTGAGGTAGCATTGAGGGAATCCGAGGAGAAGTCAAAAGCTATGGAGTTGAAGATGGGACAACTGCAGAAGGATGTGGTGGACGCCGGAAGGGTTATTAATGAATTGAAGGAGAAGACTGTTGGGGTCATTAATGGGACTGTGAATGAAATGAAGGAGATTTTGGAAGGCGGAAATGAGACGGGATCAAAGGGATTGAGCTTGCCTGTGGTTGCAGGGTCTGCTGGAGCCATTGTTGCTGTGGCGGCTGTTGTCTTTGTGTTGTATGGAAGGCGGAGGTGA
- the LOC133725689 gene encoding uncharacterized protein LOC133725689, with amino-acid sequence MPSRPKKKATKKKLKHSTAQPIVHHSLPTIQIQVQESFVETNSEVKFCYEKELSGCETASVTCQDRSSRQYLAEEEQETRKLSVDHHQMADSSNGKLEETRKVQEGEVVESVRDIAIDDSSVEHAKKAHEEPAEAAEESTEVVGSGEVVEKKEEDVVETETSVVDDVVEPEEKEKEEEEEEKQYVPSVDETDGPSPVVEDVVPEEIEEKTSTDLVSNGVEESTLPSLSEDMTNALSKGIEETEVPRSDEKEEEVVPAVEVKLPVVEETSTGESSGADYKVTGESVDDDSSKQSPEVPVSPPVESIDAGEEYGKREISETAENPSIVSVTRAPLQPTSWRSCCGLFEVLRRSDR; translated from the exons ATGCCTTcacgtccaaaaaaaaaagcaacaaaGAAGAAACTGAAGCATTCCACAGCACAACCCATCGTCCATCACTCTCTACCCACCATTCAAATCCAAGTGCAAG AAAGTTTTGTGGAAACTAATTCAGAAGTGAAGTTTTGTTATGAGAAAGAATTAAGTGGTTGTGAGACTGCTTCTGTGACTTGTCAAGACCGTTCTTCCCGTCAATACTTAGCTGAAGAGGAACAAGAGACGCGGAAACTTTCTGTAGATCATCACCAAATGGCAGATTCATCAAACGGAAAGTTAGAGGAGACTCGGAAAGTTCAAGAGGGTGAAGTAGTTGAATCTGTAAGGGATATAGCTATTGATGACTCTTCGGTAGAGCATGCGAAAAAGGCCCATGAAGAGCCGGCTGAAGCTGCTGAGGAGAGTACTGAAGTGGTGGGATCGGGAGAAGTAgtggaaaagaaagaagaggatGTTGTGGAGACAGAAACTTCTGTTGTTGATGATGTTGTTGAaccagaagaaaaggaaaaggaggaggaggaggaggagaagcaaTATGTGCCATCTGTGGATGAGACAGATGGACCTTCTCCAGTTGTGGAAGATGTTGTGCCAGAGGAGATTGAGGAAAAGACATCAACAGATTTGGTCTCTAATGGGGTTGAGGAATCAACATTGCCATCTTTGAGTGAGGACATGACGAATGCGCTGTCGAAAGGAATTGAAGAAACCGAAGTGCCTCGTTCAGatgagaaggaggaggaggttgTTCCAGCTGTAGAAGTAAAATTGCCAGTTGTTGAAGAGACTAGTACTGGGGAGTCATCAGGTGCTGATTACAAGGTAACTGGTGAAAGTGTTGATGACGATTCATCGAAACAGTCGCCTGAGGTTCCAGTTTCTCCTCCAGTTGAATCAATTGATGCCGGAGAAGAGTATGGCAAGCGTGAGATATCTGAAACCGCAGAAAATCCG TCTATTGTATCTGTGACTAGAGCTCCCCTGCAACCAACTTCATGGAGGAGTTGTTGTGGACTTTTTGAAGTTCTGCGCCGATCTGATAGATGA
- the LOC133725687 gene encoding uncharacterized protein LOC133725687 — translation MTDQPQNPKPRKVQKKVNSYFLKNDVVMGDIPSSVVEEPSCSVRVESHEIDVNHIERDPGKRPAISSYPINERDEVRRKYILYGPYQPKLEEYPTHLCGDQDRRFNGMWFEKYHWLEYSDENDKAFCFPCFLFDSDPSRHSLFTSYGFDNWRRIGGVQCCFKKHVGKTGSPHHKSMQDMLGLKHVCRHIDKVMNPQPPELIQQNRLRLKATIEAVRLLAKQALAFRGDDESTESSNRGNVVEIVDSYGRMNEEVAKVPLENAPRNATYTSPKIQKEILSILANRVRRKIREEVGEAKFCLLVDEALDESKKEQMAIILRFVDSHGFVCERFFHVVSVSDTCAATLKSKIDNVLTEYNLQVENLRGQGYDGASNMRGEWNGLQALFLQKCPYAYYVHCFAHRLQLALNAAAKDVGVVYLFFQMLTSIINVVDSSAKRVSELKSIQQVEVVEQIAAGELETGKGANQTCNLQRAGATRWSSRYYSIKNLMKLYNSTSSVLKNMIDNGLNGKIRGEALGASKALRSFDFVFCLLLLDKTMGITNALCKSLQEQSQEIINAMNLVSSTKGRLQKLRENGWVDFFASVVSFCDAHTIDAPDFSARHMEGTGRLSQQQNCITIEHYYRVEIFNAVIDFQLMELNSRFNEQTRELLILTSALDPRFDFQSFDIDKICCLAEKFYPHDVPDLNDLRDQLEHFEYQFSELSEFQDLCTLSELCQEFVNTRTPFLLIERLVRLVMTLPVSTATTERAFSAMKLIKNRLRSKMSDDFLADLMTVHIEREIVDTIDSNSVIDEFYASGNRRAQLK, via the coding sequence atGACAGATCAACCTCAAAATCCTAAGCCACGAAAAGTTCAGAAGAAAGTAAATtcatattttctgaaaaatgatGTTGTTATGGGTGATATTCCAAGTTCGGTTGTGGAAGAACCTTCTTGTTCTGTACGAGTTGAGTCTCATGAAATTGATGTTAATCACATTGAACGTGATCCGGGAAAACGCCCTGCAATCTCGTCATATCCTATTAATGAGCGTGATGAAGTTCGAAGAAAATATATACTTTATGGTCCTTATCAACCAAAATTAGAAGAGTATCCAACTCATCTTTGTGGAGATCAAGATCGCAGATTCAATGGGATGTggtttgaaaaatatcattgGCTTGAGTACTCTGATGAGAATGATAAGGCATTTTGTTTTCCATGCTTTCTTTTTGATAGCGATCCTTCGAGGCATTCTTTGTTCACTTCTTATGGGTTTGACAATTGGAGAAGGATCGGTGGTGTTCAATGTTGCTTTAAAAAACATGTAGGGAAGACCGGCTCCCCACATCACAAGTCTATGCAAGATATGTTGGGCTTAAAACATGTGTGTAGACATATTGATAAAGTCATGAATCCACAACCGCCAGAATTGATACAGCAAAATCGGTTGCGGCTCAAGGCTACTATAGAGGCTGTAAGATTGTTAGCAAAGCAAGCACTTGCATTTAGAGGTGATGATGAATCTACTGAGTCATCTAATCGTGGAAATGTTGTTGAGATAGTGGATTCCTATGGGAGAATGAATGAGGAAGTTGCAAAAGTCCCCTTAGAAAATGCCCCTCGAAATGCTACTTATACTTCACCAAAGATTCAAAAAGAAATTCTGAGTATTCTTGCCAATAGAGTTAGAAGAAAAATTCGTGAAGAGGTTGGGGAGGCTAAGTTTTGTCTGCTTGTTGATGAAGCACTTGATGAATCAAAGAAGGAACAAATGGCAATTATCTTGAGATTTGTTGATTCTCATGGGTTTGTTTGTGAACGATTCTTCCATGTTGTAAGTGTTAGCGATACTTGTGCTGCAACTCTTAAGAGTAAGATAGACAATGTTCTTACTGAATACAATCTTCAAGTTGAAAATTTGCGTGGTCAAGGATATGATGGTGCTAGCAACATGCGTGGTGAGTGGAATGGGTTGCAAGCACTATTTTTGCAAAAGTGTCCATATGCATACTATGTACATTGTTTTGCTCATCGCCTACAACTAGCTTTAAATGCTGCAGCTAAAGATGTGGGTGTTGTCTATTTATTCTTTCAAATGCTGACTAGTATCATTAATGTTGTTGACTCATCTGCTAAGCGTGTTTCTGAGTTAAAATCTATTCAACAAGTTGAAGTTGTGGAACAAATTGCTGCTGGGGAACTTGAAACTGGAAAAGGAGCTAATCAGACATGCAATTTACAAAGAGCTGGAGCTACAAGGTGGAGTTCAAGGTATTATTCTATCAAGAACTTGATGAAATTGTATAACTCAACTAGTTCAGTTTTGAAAAACATGATAGATAATGGACTCAATGGAAAAATACGTGGAGAGGCTTTAGGTGCTTCTAAAGCTCTAAGATCATTTGACTTTGTGTTTTGCTTATTGTTGTTGGACAAAACTATGGGAATCACAAATGCTCTTTGTAAGTCATTGCAAGAACAGTCTCAAGAGATCATAAATGCTATGAATCTAGTTTCTAGTACGAAGGGTCGTCTTCAAAAGTTGAGAGAAAATGGTTGGGTTGATTTCTTTGCTAGTGTTGTATCGTTTTGTGACGCACATACAATTGATGCTCCAGATTTTAGTGCTCGCCATATGGAAGGTACGGGTCGTCTTTCTCAACAACAAAATTGTATCACTATTGAGCATTATTATCGTGTTGAAATATTCAATGCTGTAATTGATTTTCAATTGATGGAACTAAACAGTAGATTCAATGAGCAAACAAGAGAACTCTTGATTCTTACTTCTGCATTGGATCCTCGATTTGATTTTCAATCATTTGACATTGACAAAATATGTTGTTTGGCTGAGAAATTTTATCCTCATGATGTGCCTGATTTGAATGATCTAAGAGACCAGTTAGAGCATTTTGAGTATCAattctctgaactttcagaatTTCAAGATTTATGCACCCTTTCTGAGTTATGTCAAGAATTTGTTAACACAAGGACACCATTCTTGTTGATTGAGAGACTAGTTCGTCTAGTGATGACTCTTCCTGTTTCTACGGCTACAACAGAGAGAGCATTTTCAGCCATGAAGCTCATTAAGAACCGACTTCGAAGCAAGATGAGTGATGATTTTCTTGCAGATTTAATGACAGTGCATATTGAGAGAGAAATTGTTGATACTATTGATTCAAATTCGGTTATAGATGAGTTTTATGCTTCAGGTAACCGAAGAGCACAACTTAAGTAG
- the LOC133725688 gene encoding uncharacterized protein LOC133725688, producing the protein MAAAITPAPSSSTPTPTKVSPKTARNAVNALLQWRNSKSEAQKPDLLSSDELLYLVVSLKKIPPKGRVNAYKIPLPTPLHSQLTEFCLIYDDRPKSKLTKAQIQAKIKADNLPVVKILKYTKLKSDYKAFESKRKLLNSYDVFLADKQIVPLLPRLIGKQFFKKKKIPVPVDLLHKNWKEQIDRICGSALLFLTTGTCSVVRVARTSMREEEIVENVVSAISGIVEIVPGSWGGVRSLHLKLLESIPLPLYQTLPDEAVKVEGAEKVVEAGKGESKELKKEKVGKKKGMIHEVRYLDSSAGEVVDEVKSGKDSDVDEQLGGGELKKAKRKKDKVVGESNGKASENDGDGELRKSKRNKEKVVGESKRSKEQMEKLAKLVDEDGDFDVEVAEKRTKKVVNPKSGKVKGEDVEKQLKKSAKAKDVALNGEKPLKKSGKVKDDAGTIVKHKNDELSAKDKKKDVIKKKGDGLSGKGGQAVGKKEKRKSEPVKLKSEEAKLKKAKRSK; encoded by the coding sequence ATGGCCGCCGCAATCACCCCAGCTCCTTCATCCTCCACCCCAACACCCACCAAAGTGTCCCCCAAGACGGCCCGAAATGCCGTGAATGCCCTTCTGCAATGGCGAAATTCCAAGTCGGAGGCCCAGAAACCCGACCTCCTCTCCTCCGACGAACTACTCTACCTCGTCGTGAGCCTGAAGAAGATCCCACCCAAGGGCCGCGTCAACGCGTACAAAATCCCCCTCCCGACTCCCCTCCACTCCCAGCTCACCGAGTTCTGCCTCATCTACGACGACCGGCCCAAGTCCAAGCTCACCAAGGCCCAAATTCAGGCCAAGATCAAGGCCGACAACTTGCCCGTAGTCAAAATCCTGAAGTACACCAAGCTGAAATCAGATTACAAGGCTTTCGAGTCGAAAAGGAAGCTGCTCAACTCGTATGATGTGTTTCTTGCTGATAAGCAGATCGTGCCATTGCTGCCGAGGCTGATCGGGAAGCAGTtcttcaagaagaagaagattccgGTGCCGGTGGACTTGTTGCACAAGAATTGGAAGGAGCAGATTGATCGGATATGCGGCTCGGCGTTGTTGTTCTTGACTACTGGGACTTGCAGTGTGGTGAGGGTGGCGAGGACTTCGATGAGGGAGGAGGAGATTGTGGAGAATGTGGTTTCGGCGATTAGTGGGATTGTGGAGATTGTGCCCGGGAGTTGGGGCGGTGTGAGGTCGTTGCATTTGAAGCTATTGGAGTCGATTCCGCTGCCGCTTTACCAGACTCTGCCGGATGAGGCGGTGAAGGTGGAGGGGGCTGAGAAAGTTGTGGAGGCTGGGAAGGGTGAGAGTAAGGaattgaagaaggagaaggtggGGAAGAAGAAGGGGATGATTCATGAAGTGAGGTATTTGGATAGCAGTGCTGGTGAGGTCGTTGATGAGGTGAAATCAGGTAAGGATAGTGATGTGGATGAGCAACTGGGTGGTGGTGAGTTGAAGAAGGCGAAGAGGAAGAAGGACAAGGTTGTTGGTGAGTCCAATGGTAAAGCTAGTGAGAATGATGGTGATGGTGAGTTGAGGAAGTCGAAGAGGAACAAGGAGAAGGTTGTTGGTGAGTCTAAGAGGTCAAAGGAACAGATGGAGAAGTTAGCTAAGCTGgtagatgaagatggtgatttTGATGTGGAAGTTGCTGAGAAGCGTACGAAGAAGGTGGTTAATCCTAAGTCGGGTAAGGTGAAAGGTGAAGATGTTGAGAAACAGTTGAAAAAGTCGGCTAAGGCGAAAGATGTTGCTTTGAATGGGGAGAAACCATTGAAGAAGTCGGGTAAGGTGAAAGATGATGCTGGCACCATTGTCAAGCATAAAAATGATGAGTTGTCTGCGAAAGACAAGAAAAAAGATGTTATAAAGAAGAAAGGAGATGGGTTGTCTGGCAAAGGCGGACAGGCTGTaggaaagaaggagaagaggaagagtGAGCCTGTGAAGTTGAAGAGTGAAGAGGCAAAGCTCAAGAAAGCCAAGAGAAGTAAGTAA